One window of the Leptolyngbya iicbica LK genome contains the following:
- a CDS encoding ShlB/FhaC/HecB family hemolysin secretion/activation protein: MSLPALSSQPLIGRSPATQFSLSPRPQYWPLLAGVTVGCWLGGPADMAQALPLVPPAPEPVAQVTSPNRPGTSPSLEPLPDIAPPAPLPAPEELLGPDFTPAPPPELPLPGDEITFTVQQFTLVGSTVYTDADFADEFAQYVDRPITFDDLLTVRDAITAQYREDGYLTSGAIVPPQPLQDGIVEIQIIEGSVEDIDIEGTRRLHPAYVSSRLGLGAQAPLQIDDLLRQLQLLQLNPLIETISADLQAGTVPGTNRLVVTVTEADSFRMGYTLDNNRSPSVGSIRHQLRANEGNVTGYGDTLSLSTSFTEGSQDLDLAYSLPVSPYNTLVTAYYSTTHSDVIESPFDILEASSEASVFELTVQHPLVQTPTEEVVLGLIGSHQRTQTFLGIDDIGGFPLSAGADEDGRTRVSAVRFFQGWTRRSPQQVFAVRSQFNLGVDAFGATINDGDTPDSEFFSWLGQAQWVRLLAPDTPLIVRGSLQLTPDALLTLERYGLGGQATVRGYRQDELLTDNGAALSVEARIPVWQSDTQTALLQITPFIDGGHGWNTREADPADNTLLSVGAGLLLQVRDATFRLDWGIPLLQRDGSDNTLQEQGLYFTLDLPFF, encoded by the coding sequence ATGTCGCTGCCTGCTTTGTCATCTCAGCCCTTAATCGGGCGATCGCCTGCTACTCAATTTTCGCTTTCCCCTCGCCCCCAATATTGGCCGCTGCTGGCTGGCGTCACCGTCGGCTGCTGGTTGGGCGGGCCTGCGGACATGGCCCAAGCGCTGCCCTTGGTGCCACCGGCTCCTGAGCCGGTCGCCCAAGTCACATCTCCCAATCGCCCCGGCACTTCCCCCAGTCTGGAGCCCCTGCCTGACATTGCGCCGCCCGCCCCGCTGCCCGCCCCCGAAGAGCTACTGGGCCCAGATTTCACCCCCGCCCCACCCCCCGAGCTACCGCTGCCCGGCGACGAAATCACCTTTACCGTGCAGCAATTTACCCTCGTGGGCAGCACCGTCTATACCGACGCCGACTTTGCCGACGAGTTTGCTCAGTATGTCGATCGCCCCATTACCTTCGACGACCTCTTAACAGTCCGAGATGCCATCACTGCCCAATATCGCGAAGACGGGTATTTGACCTCAGGAGCGATCGTGCCGCCCCAACCGCTACAAGACGGCATTGTCGAAATTCAAATCATTGAGGGCAGCGTCGAAGATATCGACATCGAAGGCACCCGGCGGCTGCACCCCGCTTATGTCAGCAGTCGCCTCGGCCTCGGTGCCCAAGCCCCTCTCCAGATTGACGACCTCTTGCGACAGCTCCAGCTCTTACAGCTCAACCCCCTGATTGAGACCATCTCGGCAGACTTGCAAGCGGGCACCGTGCCTGGCACCAACCGCCTGGTGGTCACCGTCACCGAGGCCGACAGCTTTCGCATGGGCTACACCCTCGACAACAACCGCTCCCCCAGCGTGGGCAGCATTCGCCATCAACTGCGGGCCAACGAGGGCAACGTGACCGGCTACGGCGATACCCTCTCCCTCAGCACGTCTTTTACCGAGGGCAGCCAAGACTTAGACCTGGCCTACTCTCTGCCCGTGAGTCCCTACAACACGCTGGTGACCGCCTATTACAGCACGACCCATAGCGACGTGATTGAGTCGCCCTTCGACATTCTCGAAGCCTCATCCGAGGCGTCAGTCTTTGAGCTGACAGTGCAGCATCCCCTCGTGCAGACCCCCACCGAAGAAGTCGTGCTCGGCCTGATCGGTTCCCATCAGCGCACCCAAACCTTTCTCGGCATTGATGATATTGGCGGCTTTCCCCTCTCTGCCGGGGCCGATGAAGACGGTCGTACCCGCGTCAGTGCCGTACGATTTTTCCAGGGTTGGACGCGCCGCAGTCCCCAGCAGGTGTTTGCCGTGCGATCGCAATTCAATCTGGGAGTCGATGCGTTTGGGGCCACCATCAACGACGGCGACACCCCCGATAGCGAATTTTTTTCCTGGCTGGGGCAGGCGCAATGGGTCCGCCTGTTAGCGCCCGATACACCGCTGATTGTGAGAGGCAGTTTGCAACTCACCCCCGACGCCCTGCTGACCCTAGAGCGCTATGGTCTGGGCGGCCAAGCCACCGTGCGCGGCTACCGTCAAGATGAGTTGCTGACCGATAACGGTGCGGCGCTCTCAGTCGAAGCCCGCATCCCCGTGTGGCAAAGCGATACGCAAACCGCTCTGCTGCAAATCACCCCGTTTATTGATGGCGGCCACGGCTGGAACACTCGCGAAGCCGATCCCGCCGATAACACCCTGCTGAGTGTCGGGGCTGGCCTGTTACTCCAGGTTCGCGATGCGACCTTTCGGCTCGACTGGGGCATTCCCCTGCTACAACGCGACGGCAGCGACAACACCCTCCAAGAACAGGGCCTCTATTTCACGCTAGATTTACCCTTCTTTTAA
- a CDS encoding CHAT domain-containing protein — translation MGKRQRWQYGLLSLVVLILCVVGRPAIAHLAASDPAPHRLVAQASTTLEQQAQTAYQQGQYQTAIDLLQQAQQQYVAQGDRVKAAIALSNLSLTYQQLGQWEAATSALQQAWTLLDNQSVPVPVQAQMLDVQGQLYFATGQLNPALTAWQQTADLYDQLGDSQRYVLSRLHQAQALQAQGLFQQVLSTLTDLADTVNNQPDSPTKVTILRQLGDSLRATGNLDQAETQLQTSLQLAEQLQEPTLMAASNLSLGNLEQGKFNIAFEDKRLEDANNHIRQALNYYQQVAQLDTGELSIQANLNFMRLLVSPSLPQWDLALRRLYPDLKGFLPKLSPGRSTVLAYVGLAKNLILLRENNAPNAPSWREIATLLAPAQTQAQALGDARSQSLVLGTLGHIYELAQQWPDAEDLSRQALVLAQEVRADDLRYQWEWQLGRILKAEDQEPGAIAAYTQAFETLKTIRSDLVTANPDVQFSFRESVEPIYRELVQLLVDPVPEITEIAQLKANKQNGSSDDDQARLRQARDVMEALQVAELENFFQAACIDNTVSIDEVVNEEDTTAAVLYAILLDDRLEVVMKLPQRSDLIHYSAPASRATVNNLLADYRSQLTRGSNVKASGQTLYDWLLRPAAEQGLLAPDDIKTLIFVLDGNLRLIPMTTLHDDDDFLVRKYAISLVLGLEVRDPEVLPPREQVKVLAASLETPPPEEARFYDVLPGVTVELGIIQDTNMAVTALQDDAFTRPALTSELQSTDFNIVHLATHGQFGSDRQNTYILSADGRLNIDTLGQIFKSRRQADTQLEMLILSACKTATGDSREVLGIAGAMVQSGARSAIATLWSVDDNASVLFTETLYAELAKPGVSRAEALRRAQVALLDRYPGRPRFWAPYVLVGSWR, via the coding sequence ATGGGCAAGCGGCAACGATGGCAATACGGGTTACTCAGTCTCGTGGTCCTGATCCTGTGCGTGGTGGGGCGACCCGCGATCGCTCACCTCGCAGCATCAGACCCGGCCCCTCACAGGCTGGTGGCCCAAGCCAGCACCACCTTAGAGCAGCAGGCCCAAACCGCCTATCAGCAAGGGCAATATCAAACCGCCATCGACCTGCTGCAACAGGCGCAACAGCAATATGTGGCTCAAGGAGACCGCGTCAAAGCGGCGATCGCCCTCAGCAACCTTTCCCTGACCTACCAACAGTTGGGCCAATGGGAAGCCGCCACCAGTGCCCTCCAACAAGCCTGGACCTTACTGGATAATCAATCCGTGCCCGTGCCCGTGCAGGCCCAAATGCTGGATGTCCAAGGCCAACTTTACTTTGCCACCGGCCAGTTAAATCCCGCCCTGACCGCTTGGCAGCAAACCGCCGATTTGTATGACCAGCTAGGCGACTCCCAACGCTATGTGCTCAGCCGTCTCCACCAAGCCCAAGCATTACAGGCCCAGGGATTATTTCAGCAAGTGCTGAGCACCTTGACCGATCTGGCCGACACCGTCAATAACCAGCCCGACTCGCCCACCAAGGTCACCATTTTGCGGCAGCTGGGTGACAGTCTCCGCGCCACCGGCAACTTAGACCAGGCCGAAACGCAACTGCAAACCAGCCTGCAACTGGCGGAACAGCTGCAAGAGCCCACCCTGATGGCAGCCAGCAACCTCAGCTTAGGCAATCTCGAACAGGGCAAATTTAATATTGCGTTTGAAGATAAACGGCTAGAAGACGCCAACAACCACATTCGGCAGGCGCTGAACTACTACCAGCAGGTGGCTCAGCTTGATACTGGCGAATTGAGCATTCAAGCCAACCTCAACTTCATGCGGCTGTTAGTCAGCCCCAGCCTGCCCCAGTGGGATCTCGCCCTGCGCCGCCTCTATCCAGACCTGAAGGGCTTTTTACCCAAACTGTCTCCGGGCCGCTCGACGGTGCTCGCCTATGTCGGTCTGGCTAAAAACCTGATTTTGCTGCGCGAAAACAACGCCCCGAACGCCCCCAGCTGGCGGGAAATTGCCACCTTGTTGGCCCCTGCCCAAACCCAGGCTCAAGCCTTGGGAGACGCTCGCAGTCAGTCCTTGGTGTTAGGCACTCTCGGGCACATTTATGAACTCGCACAGCAGTGGCCCGATGCCGAAGACCTGTCTCGTCAAGCGCTGGTCTTGGCCCAAGAGGTGCGGGCCGATGACCTGCGCTATCAGTGGGAATGGCAGCTCGGGCGCATCTTAAAAGCGGAAGACCAAGAACCGGGGGCGATCGCGGCTTACACCCAGGCGTTTGAAACCCTCAAAACCATTCGCAGCGATCTGGTCACGGCTAACCCGGATGTGCAGTTTTCGTTTCGCGAAAGTGTGGAACCCATTTATCGGGAACTGGTGCAACTGCTCGTTGATCCGGTGCCCGAGATTACGGAAATTGCCCAGCTTAAAGCCAATAAGCAAAACGGTTCCTCAGATGACGATCAAGCTCGCTTGCGCCAGGCCCGCGATGTCATGGAGGCGCTGCAAGTGGCCGAACTGGAAAACTTCTTTCAGGCCGCCTGCATCGACAACACCGTCAGCATTGACGAAGTGGTGAACGAAGAAGACACCACCGCCGCCGTGCTGTATGCCATCTTGCTGGACGATCGCTTAGAAGTGGTCATGAAACTACCCCAGCGGTCTGACCTAATTCACTACTCAGCCCCCGCCTCCCGCGCCACTGTCAACAATTTGCTGGCTGATTATCGCAGCCAACTCACTCGGGGCAGCAACGTCAAGGCTAGTGGCCAAACCCTTTACGATTGGCTACTGCGCCCCGCCGCCGAGCAAGGCTTACTCGCCCCCGACGACATCAAAACGCTGATTTTCGTCCTCGACGGCAACCTGCGACTCATCCCCATGACGACCCTGCACGACGATGACGACTTTTTAGTCAGAAAGTACGCCATCTCCCTCGTTCTAGGGTTGGAAGTCCGCGACCCCGAAGTCTTGCCCCCCCGTGAGCAGGTCAAGGTCTTGGCCGCTTCCCTCGAAACGCCTCCCCCTGAGGAAGCGCGATTTTATGACGTGCTGCCCGGGGTGACAGTAGAACTGGGCATTATTCAGGACACCAACATGGCCGTCACGGCTCTGCAAGATGACGCCTTTACCCGCCCAGCCCTCACCAGTGAACTCCAATCGACCGATTTCAATATTGTGCATTTGGCGACTCACGGGCAATTCGGTAGCGATCGCCAAAACACCTATATCCTCTCTGCCGACGGACGGCTCAACATCGATACCCTGGGCCAAATTTTCAAAAGTCGTCGGCAAGCCGATACCCAGCTCGAAATGCTGATTCTCAGTGCCTGCAAAACCGCCACGGGCGATAGTCGCGAAGTGCTCGGCATTGCTGGCGCAATGGTGCAATCCGGTGCCCGCAGCGCGATCGCCACCCTCTGGAGTGTGGATGACAACGCCAGCGTCCTCTTTACCGAAACGCTCTATGCCGAACTCGCCAAACCAGGGGTGAGCCGCGCCGAAGCCCTGCGTCGGGCGCAAGTCGCCCTGCTCGATCGCTATCCCGGACGTCCTCGGTTCTGGGCGCCCTATGTCTTAGTCGGTAGCTGGCGCTAG
- a CDS encoding ABC transporter ATP-binding protein: protein MVALSNDQPVVFHAEKLTKTYQMGEVAVRALQSVDLDLYEGEFAVLLGPSGSGKSTLLNILGGLDIPTSGQLIFRGHNLTHANDRELTQFRRASIGFIFQFYNLIPSLTARENVGLVTEIASRPLSPEKALAIVGLSNRLNHFPAQLSGGEQQRVAIARAIAKRPEVLLCDEPTGALDYRTGKLVLGALQEVNQEFGTTTVVITHNAGVAAMANRVIHMGSGQISSIEHNDHPVGAELLEW, encoded by the coding sequence ATGGTGGCTTTATCTAACGATCAACCCGTTGTTTTTCATGCCGAAAAGCTAACGAAGACCTACCAAATGGGCGAGGTCGCCGTTCGGGCTCTGCAATCAGTTGATCTCGATTTATACGAAGGCGAATTTGCGGTATTGCTTGGCCCTTCCGGCAGCGGCAAATCCACCCTGCTGAATATCCTCGGCGGCCTCGACATCCCCACCAGCGGCCAACTCATCTTTCGCGGTCATAACCTTACCCACGCCAACGATCGCGAGCTGACACAATTTCGCCGCGCCTCAATTGGCTTCATATTTCAGTTCTACAACTTAATTCCCAGCCTCACCGCCCGAGAAAACGTCGGACTCGTGACCGAAATCGCCAGTCGCCCCCTCAGTCCTGAAAAAGCACTGGCGATTGTGGGCCTCAGCAATCGCCTCAACCACTTCCCCGCCCAACTCTCGGGGGGCGAACAGCAACGAGTCGCCATTGCCAGAGCGATCGCCAAACGGCCCGAAGTGCTGCTCTGTGACGAACCCACCGGCGCCCTCGATTACCGCACTGGCAAGCTGGTTCTCGGCGCGCTGCAAGAGGTGAACCAAGAATTTGGCACCACAACCGTCGTCATCACCCACAATGCCGGGGTTGCAGCCATGGCCAACCGGGTCATTCACATGGGCAGCGGCCAAATTAGCAGCATCGAACATAATGACCACCCCGTCGGCGCAGAATTATTGGAGTGGTAA
- a CDS encoding zinc ribbon domain-containing protein, with protein MAYTCELGSGQRIYLENVGEHTAVTLASSGAGQQQQSGSQFTTGAWTAPPALFRTPQGVVIQLTTAQGSHHLQLQGNQLGVMSQSPALGNAQQMQMSAGVAMPGNTMPPMQPMGSAQPMQPMQPMQPMEPMQPMQPMQPMKMGNMEMNASPMQMRMGNMEMQMGNAASSHTASSAASAGKAKFCSQCGTPVQPSDRFCANCGHQLHT; from the coding sequence ATGGCTTATACCTGTGAACTCGGCTCTGGACAACGAATTTATTTGGAGAATGTTGGTGAGCATACTGCGGTCACCCTCGCCTCTAGTGGGGCCGGACAGCAGCAACAGTCTGGCAGCCAATTTACGACTGGCGCTTGGACGGCACCGCCAGCCCTGTTTCGGACGCCGCAAGGGGTGGTCATTCAGCTTACGACGGCTCAGGGCAGTCACCATTTACAGTTGCAGGGCAATCAACTCGGTGTCATGTCCCAAAGTCCGGCGTTGGGCAACGCGCAGCAAATGCAGATGAGTGCGGGCGTGGCGATGCCGGGCAACACGATGCCGCCCATGCAGCCGATGGGGTCTGCTCAACCGATGCAGCCCATGCAGCCGATGCAGCCCATGGAACCGATGCAGCCCATGCAGCCCATGCAGCCGATGAAAATGGGCAACATGGAAATGAATGCCAGCCCCATGCAAATGCGGATGGGCAATATGGAAATGCAAATGGGGAATGCCGCGTCGAGTCATACTGCTAGCAGTGCAGCCAGTGCTGGTAAAGCTAAGTTTTGCAGTCAGTGTGGCACTCCGGTGCAGCCTAGCGATCGCTTTTGTGCCAACTGCGGCCACCAACTGCATACGTAG
- a CDS encoding ribonuclease Z, with protein sequence MPAMSDLRSLAARALAIASPSSGSHPFNTHVKIDLCSGIRRVGLEITFLGTSSGVPTRSRNVSSVALRLPQRGEIWLFDCGEGTQHQFLRSDFKASQIRRIFITHMHGDHIFGLMGLLASCGLAGNPQQKVDIYGPPKLNDYLQACRRYSQTHFSFPIKVHTVQPGLVYEDDEFKVSCALLEHRVPAHGYRVDEKDRPGRFDVKRARALGIPPGPIYGKLKNGEVVTLPDGRRINGKDLCGPTLTGRSLAYCTDTVFCDRAVELAQGVDVLIHEATFAHQDAEMAYQRLHSTSTMAAQTALLAQAKQLIMTHFSPRYAPGNAIQLADLLAEAQAIFPNTVMARDFDTHTINRPEQTALMAS encoded by the coding sequence ATGCCCGCAATGTCAGACCTGCGATCGCTGGCAGCAAGAGCACTCGCGATCGCCAGTCCATCGTCTGGCAGTCATCCGTTCAACACCCATGTCAAGATAGACCTGTGCAGTGGCATTAGGAGAGTGGGTTTGGAGATTACTTTTTTGGGGACGAGTTCGGGGGTGCCAACGCGATCGCGCAATGTGTCGAGTGTGGCGCTGCGACTCCCCCAACGCGGCGAAATTTGGCTCTTTGACTGCGGTGAGGGCACACAGCATCAGTTTTTGCGCAGCGATTTTAAAGCCAGCCAGATTCGGCGCATTTTCATCACCCACATGCACGGCGACCATATTTTTGGCCTGATGGGGCTGTTAGCCAGTTGCGGCTTAGCGGGGAATCCACAACAAAAAGTCGATATTTATGGCCCCCCCAAGCTCAACGATTATTTGCAGGCTTGCCGTCGCTATTCGCAGACGCATTTTTCCTTTCCCATCAAGGTTCACACTGTGCAGCCGGGCTTGGTTTACGAAGATGATGAGTTCAAGGTCAGTTGTGCGTTGCTCGAGCACCGGGTGCCCGCTCACGGCTACCGGGTGGATGAAAAGGATCGACCCGGTCGATTTGATGTGAAACGAGCCCGGGCGTTGGGTATCCCGCCAGGGCCAATTTACGGCAAGTTAAAGAATGGTGAAGTGGTGACGTTGCCCGATGGTCGTCGCATCAACGGCAAAGACTTGTGTGGGCCGACGCTGACCGGCCGCAGCCTAGCCTATTGCACCGATACGGTATTTTGCGATCGCGCGGTGGAGTTGGCCCAAGGGGTCGATGTGCTAATCCATGAGGCAACGTTTGCCCATCAAGATGCTGAAATGGCTTACCAGCGATTACATTCCACCTCGACTATGGCAGCCCAGACGGCCCTGTTAGCGCAGGCCAAGCAGCTCATCATGACGCACTTTAGCCCTCGCTATGCGCCGGGTAATGCGATTCAGCTAGCGGATTTGCTGGCAGAGGCTCAAGCCATCTTTCCGAATACGGTGATGGCTCGCGATTTCGATACTCACACCATTAACCGTCCAGAGCAGACGGCTCTGATGGCTTCTTGA
- a CDS encoding calcium-binding protein — protein sequence MNIIYGTHLGEYLIGTAAADEIFAGDGDDIVFGGDGDDILHDGGGNDKLFGGNGNDIFKLSDSNLLGPPPDSRPLPFDPFGMPEISGGAGYDVVDATNAVEGISFSADNFAHASIEEFIGSAFADMVNAMRVSFDVVLSGHGGNDTLVGGSGNDTLNGGQEDDLLIGGLGADVLTGGEGQDGFQFTQLADSLLASFDVITDLTIAASASSVVTTATLETVTTDDDVAEATDAGETIEAAGAALDVDAAEVVSDDVDIAEVVSDDLPDEDSPIPGPLPSSDNSDSSIDQLDDENVATEEIETADADLDLDAAEVVSDRPADLPHDDPPISAPTTASEENDPSVVVAVVPPVSEDAEGLPTVNPPSALTQPEEGVLPAVPSSPELPPAALGDEGLGTPTTGTEAVSAALAEAGNGEEDDTSELHSTDESDSLLGSSAVEPHDELTMGDSIFATHAVAAADLPQLGAVTALEEAAIAAVLSADLFTPLGAATFTFEQRTFLALNDAIAGFQSASDAVVEITGFSGDLANLEISALS from the coding sequence ATGAACATTATTTACGGCACTCATTTAGGCGAGTACCTGATCGGTACAGCGGCAGCCGACGAAATCTTTGCTGGAGACGGCGACGACATTGTCTTTGGGGGTGATGGCGACGACATTCTGCATGATGGCGGTGGCAACGATAAGCTATTTGGCGGCAATGGCAACGATATATTCAAGCTATCCGACTCCAATTTGCTGGGGCCACCCCCAGACTCTCGGCCATTACCGTTTGACCCATTTGGGATGCCCGAAATTAGCGGCGGGGCTGGCTATGACGTGGTAGATGCGACTAATGCCGTCGAGGGTATTAGCTTTAGTGCTGATAATTTTGCCCATGCCAGCATTGAGGAATTTATCGGTTCGGCCTTTGCCGATATGGTCAATGCGATGCGGGTGAGTTTTGACGTGGTGCTCAGCGGCCACGGGGGCAATGACACCCTCGTCGGGGGCAGCGGCAACGATACCTTAAACGGGGGGCAGGAGGACGATCTTTTAATCGGTGGACTGGGGGCCGATGTTTTGACTGGCGGTGAGGGGCAAGATGGTTTTCAGTTCACACAGCTTGCGGATTCTTTGCTGGCTAGCTTTGATGTCATTACAGACTTGACTATTGCCGCTAGCGCTAGCTCGGTTGTCACTACAGCAACGCTCGAAACCGTCACGACTGATGACGATGTGGCTGAGGCGACAGACGCGGGAGAGACAATCGAGGCTGCTGGCGCTGCTTTGGACGTTGATGCCGCCGAGGTGGTCAGCGATGACGTTGATATCGCCGAAGTTGTCAGCGATGACCTTCCCGACGAAGATTCACCCATCCCTGGTCCACTCCCCTCGTCGGACAACAGCGATTCGTCAATCGATCAGCTAGACGATGAGAATGTGGCGACCGAGGAGATCGAGACTGCCGACGCGGATCTGGACCTTGACGCCGCTGAGGTTGTCAGCGATCGCCCCGCCGACCTCCCTCATGACGATCCCCCTATCTCTGCTCCAACAACAGCATCGGAAGAGAACGATCCGTCGGTAGTTGTGGCCGTAGTGCCGCCTGTTTCAGAAGATGCAGAAGGGTTGCCGACAGTGAACCCTCCTAGCGCCCTAACCCAGCCGGAAGAAGGCGTCCTGCCCGCTGTTCCTTCATCGCCGGAACTGCCCCCAGCTGCCTTAGGTGATGAGGGCCTTGGCACTCCAACCACAGGTACAGAGGCAGTGTCCGCAGCGCTTGCTGAGGCTGGCAATGGTGAGGAGGACGACACCTCTGAGCTGCATTCAACAGATGAAAGCGATAGTCTGCTGGGTAGCAGCGCTGTTGAACCGCATGATGAGTTGACGATGGGCGATTCAATTTTTGCAACCCATGCTGTGGCCGCGGCTGACCTGCCACAATTAGGGGCCGTGACAGCGTTAGAAGAAGCGGCGATCGCGGCTGTTTTATCAGCTGACCTGTTTACGCCTTTGGGGGCCGCTACATTCACCTTTGAGCAACGCACCTTTTTGGCGCTGAATGATGCGATCGCGGGCTTCCAATCGGCCAGCGATGCCGTGGTTGAAATCACTGGCTTCTCAGGCGATTTAGCCAATCTAGAAATTAGCGCCCTCTCTTAA
- the psaM gene encoding photosystem I reaction center subunit XII gives MTDTQVFVALAIALVPGFLALRLATELYK, from the coding sequence ATGACGGATACTCAAGTTTTTGTCGCGTTAGCGATCGCTCTGGTACCTGGATTCTTGGCTTTGCGCCTAGCTACTGAACTTTACAAATAA
- the phoU gene encoding phosphate signaling complex protein PhoU: MTHSNSFLRSENSSSPPFGHQLRRIQRDVLRMGALVEQSCLLARSALCDRNLEAAQQLKIHDKQIDQFYRQIEVDCIELLTHPPQGMQDLRHVSAFMQLIRDLERIGDYAKDIGEVAIKLFPYPAHPSLARIQVMLDRCRSMVALSLLAVSDLNADVGLDIKVKDDAVDEDYDYLYDTLIHHEPTLTNVEVIVLLVLVIRYLERIADHATNVGRRIAYVVTGERR; the protein is encoded by the coding sequence GTGACCCATTCCAACTCTTTTTTGCGCTCTGAAAATTCATCTTCGCCGCCTTTTGGTCATCAACTGCGACGGATCCAGCGTGATGTTCTGCGAATGGGGGCATTAGTCGAGCAATCCTGTTTGCTGGCTCGCTCAGCCCTGTGCGATCGCAACCTGGAAGCTGCCCAGCAGCTCAAAATCCACGACAAGCAGATCGACCAGTTTTACCGTCAGATTGAAGTTGACTGCATTGAACTGCTGACCCACCCGCCCCAAGGCATGCAAGACTTGCGCCACGTCAGCGCCTTTATGCAATTAATTCGCGACTTAGAACGCATCGGCGACTATGCCAAAGACATTGGCGAAGTCGCAATCAAACTCTTTCCTTATCCAGCACATCCCAGTTTAGCCAGAATCCAAGTCATGCTCGATCGCTGCCGTTCGATGGTGGCGCTGAGCTTGTTAGCCGTGTCTGATCTCAATGCCGATGTCGGGTTGGATATCAAAGTCAAAGACGATGCAGTCGATGAAGACTACGACTATTTATATGACACGCTGATCCATCACGAGCCGACGCTCACCAATGTCGAAGTGATTGTCTTGCTGGTTCTCGTCATCCGTTATTTAGAACGCATCGCCGATCACGCGACAAATGTGGGACGACGCATTGCCTATGTGGTGACCGGCGAGCGACGGTAA